The Halomonas qaidamensis genome includes the window ATGATTGGCTGTGCCCACCATTCGCCTTGGTGGCCCCTGCCGGACGTCCGACTGACCTGCGCTTAACATCACTCACCTTACTTTCTCCTGAAGGCGCCTCTCCTGAAGGCATAAAGTGAGTGAGGATAACGCGCCAGCGGGGCCGCTGTCGCGTTTACGGAAACAAATTCCACCAATGATAGCGCAGAGCTTATTAGCGATGACGCCACTGGGGTGGGCGCTTTTCGATAAAGGCATCGATTCCTTCGGCCACATCGTCTGCCAGCATATTGCACGCCATGGTTTCGCCAGCAAAAGCGTAGGCTTCCTCTAACGGCATGGCTAGCTGACGGGCGAACATCGCCTTCCCAGTGCGTACCGCCACTGCGCTTTTGGCACAAATACTCGCAGTAAGCGCTTCCACGGTACGATCAAGCTCGCCCTCTTCGGCAACGCGATTTATAAGTCCCCAGTCCGCGGCCTGGGAGGCACTGATAAACTCCCCAGTCAGGAGCATTTCCATAGCTCGCTTTCGCGATACATTGCGCGACAGCGCTACTGCAGGTGTCGAACAGAAAAGCCCCACATTAATCCCTGACACGGCAAATCGAGCACTGCTAGCCGCTACAGCCAAATCGCAGCTAGCGACGAGCTGGCAGCCAGCGGCTGTCGCAATGCCCTGAACTTTAGCAATCACAGGAACAGGCAAGTTAACAATGGCCTGCATCACCGCGCCGCAGCGAGCAAACAGCGCCTGGTAGTAAGCTTTTTCAGGGTTCGCACGCATCTGCTTTAAATCATGCCCTGCGCAAAATGCCTTGCCGTTCGCGGCCAACACCACGCAGCGCACCTTATCATCCTGGGCAATGTCATCTAACGCACCTTGCAGCGCCGCCAACATCTCCTCAGAAAGTGCATTAAAGCGTTCAGGCTGGTTTAACGTAAGGGTCGTTACCCCTTGATAGTCAGTGCGTTGCAGCAGATCTGAAGACGCCAGTGGCGTATCTGAAGAGGCAGACATAGAAAGCTCCTAGACAGTCGAGTGTTGCTCAGTCTAGCGCGTACAAAAGCTAATGTTGGCGAGATACGACCAAAGAGGCCTCCTGAAAAGCAGGAGACCTCGTGAGTTACGTGTTTGCGCGGCTGCCTTTGCGATGGTTATAGCCTAGAGGATGAGGTTCGCCACGGGCCTTAGCCAGTTCGATTTGGCGTTGACGCTCGCGGGCGGCAGCACGGGTTTTCTCGGGGAGGGTGTCGATGCAGTGAGGGCAGCTGATGCCCGGCTCGTAGGCCGACGACTGCATATCATCAAGCGAGATGGGCATACGGCAAGCGTGACACTGCTCATGCTCACCTTCGCTGAGGTCGTGGCGCACGGTGACCCGGTTATCAAACACGAAACATTCACCGCGCCATAGCGACTGCTCTTCCGGCACTTTTTCGAGGTAGTTCAGCACGCCACCTTTTAGGTGATAGACCTCTTCAAAGCCCTCTTTCAGCATAAAGCTGGAAGCCTTTTCACAGCGGATACCGCCGGTGCAGAACATGGCGACTTTCTTGTGCTGTTCCGGGTTGTAGTGCTCGCGCACGTATTCAGGAAACTCACGGAAGGTAGTCGTTTTCGGGTCAATTGCCCGCTCAAAGCTACCAATCGCCACCTCGTAATCGTTACGAGTGTCAATGACCAGCACCTCCGGGTCAGAGATCACGGCGTTCCAATCTTCTGGTTCAACGTAGGTACCCACGGTATCGTTGGGGTCAATATCTGGCACGCCCAGGGTGACGATCTCTTTCTTCAACTTCACCTTCGTGCGGTAGAACGGCGTTTCGTCGCAGTAGGACTCTTTGTGGTCGATATCGCTTAAGCGAGGATCGGCGGTCAGCCAGGCCAGCAGGGCGTCAATGCCATCGCGGGTGCCGGCTACGGTACCGTTTATGCCTTCTTTAGCCAGCAGCAGTGTGCCCTTAACATCGTTATCGACCATCACTTGACGCAGCGGCTCACGCAGCGCTTCGAAGTCGTTCAGCGTAACAAATTTATACAGCGCCGCGACCACAATGGGCGGCATTTGGGTGGTTTCCGTCATGGAATACTCCTGGTAGTCGCCCTCGCAAAGGGCGGACCGGGTAAATAAACGCGCATAGTTTAGCAAACAATTTAGGCAACGTGCTGCTCTGCTTACTGATAGCTAGGGGCTTGATGGTCATTCATCGATTTATTCGATCTGACCGTCTAAAAAGCTTCACCCCACGCGCTAAGCAAGCGGGCGTATATTGAGACCATTCCTTTATAATATTTTCGGAGTACATCATGCACATCCGCCGTTCTAACGAGCGCGGTTATGCCGACCACGGCTGGCTGCGTTCATACCATACTTTCTCGTTCGCCAATTATAGGGACCCTAACTATATGGGGTTCCGAGCGCTGCGGGTGATCAACGAAGACCGGGTAACGCCGGGTAACGGTTTTGGCGCCCATCCTCACCGGGATATGGAAATTATCTCCTATGTGCTGGAAGGGGAAATGGAGCATCGCGACAATATGGGTAACGGCGAAGTCATGCGGCCAGGCGATGTACAGCGCATGTCCGCAGGTACTGGCGTGCTGCATAGCGAGTTTAACCACTCAAAAGAGAACGGCCTGCACTTCCTGCAAATCTGGATTGAGCCTGCCAAGCGCGGCATTGCCCCTAGTTATGAGCAGAAAGCCTTTCCAGCCACTGAACGCCAAGGACAGTGGCGCCTAGTGGTTTCTCAACAGGGTCGCGAAGGGTCGGTAAGCGTTAACCAGGACGTTAACCTTTACGCGGGGTTGTTCGACGCGGGCGAACAAGTGGATGCCCCCGCTACGCGCTATGCGTGGTTGCATGTGGTGAAAGGCACGGTAGATATTAACGGTGAAACGCTAAGCACTGGTGACGCTGCTGCGTTTCAACCGGGTGAAACGTTCAGCGTGACCGGCAAGCAGCCCGCCGAAGTGCTGCTGTTTGACTTAGCTTAAGCCAGCCACTGAAGCGCAAAACGCCCTAAGTAAAACGGCCCCAAGAAGGGGCCGCTTTAGACGGTTACGCTGACAGCAGCATCTAGCTGTTATGCGCCGAGTACAGCACGCGAATTTTTAGCGTGTGATCTACTTGTTTCAACGCTTCTAGGGCTTGAGGGCCATAGGCCTTATCAACATCAATGACCACGTAGCCCACTTTATCGTTGGTTTGCAGGTACTGGCCTGAAATATTGATGCCATTTTCAGACAATACGCGGTTAATCTGCGATAGCACGCCGGGCACGTTGTCATGAATATGCAGCAAGCGATGCTTATCCGGGTGAGCAGGCAGCGCAACTTCTGGGAAGTTAACAGAAGTAACCGTGGTGCCGTTGTCTGAATAGGTGATGAGCTTTTCAGCCACTTCAATACCGATGTTCTCCTGAGCTTCCAGGGTAGAACCACCGATATGCGGTGTCAGAATCACATTTTCCAGGCCGCGCAGCGGGCTCTGGAACTCTTCATCATTGCCTTTCGGCTCTACTGGGAAAACATCAATCGCAGCGCCATTCAGCTTGCCTGCTTTAATCGCGTCTGCCAGTGGCTCAATCTCAACAACGCTACCACGGGCGGCATTAATCAAGATCGCGCCCTGCTTCATCGCCGCAATCTCTTTCTCGCCAATCATCCAGCGGGTGGACTGCAAGTCAGGCACATGCAAGCTGACCACGTCTGAGCGCTGTAGCAGCTGTTCAAGACTCGCTACCTGACTGGCATTACCCATGCCAAGCTTAGTGATCACATCATAGAAAATGACATTAAAGCCAAGCGATTCAGCCAATACTGAGAGCTGCGCGCCAATGCTACCGTAGCCTACGATCCCCAGGGTTTTGCCCCGCGCCTCGTGAGAGTTTTTCGCCGATTTCAGCCAGCCGCCTTGATGGGCGCGAGCGTTCTTTTCGGGAATACCCCGCAGCAACATAATGGCTTCTGCCAGCACCAGCTCTGCAACCGAACGAGTATTCGAGTACGGCGCGTTAAATACCGCGATGCCACGCTTAAGGGCTGCCGTCAAATCAACCTGGTTTGTTCCGATACAGAAACAGCCAACGCCCACCAGCTTTTCTGCCGCTTCAAATACGCGCTCATTGAGCTGCGTACGTGAGCGAATGCCGATAAAGTGAACATCGCGAATCTTTTCGATCAGCGACGCCTCATCTAGCGAGGTCGGCAGGTGCTCGATGTTTTCGTAACCTGCGTTGTGAAAATTGTCCACCGCGCTTTGGTGGACGCCCTCGAGCAGCAGGATCTTGATCTTGCTCTTGTCCAGGGACGTTTTGGCCATGGCTGAATCAACCTCTATGGTCGGCGGCATGCGCCGTGTATCGGTTCACGGAAGG containing:
- a CDS encoding enoyl-CoA hydratase yields the protein MSASSDTPLASSDLLQRTDYQGVTTLTLNQPERFNALSEEMLAALQGALDDIAQDDKVRCVVLAANGKAFCAGHDLKQMRANPEKAYYQALFARCGAVMQAIVNLPVPVIAKVQGIATAAGCQLVASCDLAVAASSARFAVSGINVGLFCSTPAVALSRNVSRKRAMEMLLTGEFISASQAADWGLINRVAEEGELDRTVEALTASICAKSAVAVRTGKAMFARQLAMPLEEAYAFAGETMACNMLADDVAEGIDAFIEKRPPQWRHR
- the trhO gene encoding oxygen-dependent tRNA uridine(34) hydroxylase TrhO — encoded protein: MTETTQMPPIVVAALYKFVTLNDFEALREPLRQVMVDNDVKGTLLLAKEGINGTVAGTRDGIDALLAWLTADPRLSDIDHKESYCDETPFYRTKVKLKKEIVTLGVPDIDPNDTVGTYVEPEDWNAVISDPEVLVIDTRNDYEVAIGSFERAIDPKTTTFREFPEYVREHYNPEQHKKVAMFCTGGIRCEKASSFMLKEGFEEVYHLKGGVLNYLEKVPEEQSLWRGECFVFDNRVTVRHDLSEGEHEQCHACRMPISLDDMQSSAYEPGISCPHCIDTLPEKTRAAARERQRQIELAKARGEPHPLGYNHRKGSRANT
- a CDS encoding pirin family protein; protein product: MHIRRSNERGYADHGWLRSYHTFSFANYRDPNYMGFRALRVINEDRVTPGNGFGAHPHRDMEIISYVLEGEMEHRDNMGNGEVMRPGDVQRMSAGTGVLHSEFNHSKENGLHFLQIWIEPAKRGIAPSYEQKAFPATERQGQWRLVVSQQGREGSVSVNQDVNLYAGLFDAGEQVDAPATRYAWLHVVKGTVDINGETLSTGDAAAFQPGETFSVTGKQPAEVLLFDLA
- the serA gene encoding phosphoglycerate dehydrogenase produces the protein MAKTSLDKSKIKILLLEGVHQSAVDNFHNAGYENIEHLPTSLDEASLIEKIRDVHFIGIRSRTQLNERVFEAAEKLVGVGCFCIGTNQVDLTAALKRGIAVFNAPYSNTRSVAELVLAEAIMLLRGIPEKNARAHQGGWLKSAKNSHEARGKTLGIVGYGSIGAQLSVLAESLGFNVIFYDVITKLGMGNASQVASLEQLLQRSDVVSLHVPDLQSTRWMIGEKEIAAMKQGAILINAARGSVVEIEPLADAIKAGKLNGAAIDVFPVEPKGNDEEFQSPLRGLENVILTPHIGGSTLEAQENIGIEVAEKLITYSDNGTTVTSVNFPEVALPAHPDKHRLLHIHDNVPGVLSQINRVLSENGINISGQYLQTNDKVGYVVIDVDKAYGPQALEALKQVDHTLKIRVLYSAHNS